CCTTCCGAGCCGACACCATGGGCAAGCTGAGGCTCGCTGTTATAGAGGGGGTCTACACCCTCCCGCCCTGGGTGCCAGGCCCGTGCCAGCGGCTGATTCGGGGCATCCTGAAGCCTGTGCCAGCGGAACGCTATGCGGTGGACCAGATGCTGGGCTGTGACTGGCTGCTTCCTGTGGAGTACCCGTGGACTGTGGTGCCACCGGTCCCCCTCAACCCTCTGCGCCTGGCGGATGCAGAGCCTGGGGAGctggatgatgaggaggaggagatcagGGCCTCCCTGGAGGAGCTGGGTGTCAACATGGAACACATACGCAACAACGAGGGCAAGGACAGCCGCAGCCCCATCACCGGACTTTACCGCATCCTCTTACACCGCGCCCAGAAAAGGCGTGGCGCTGAGACTGTGCCTGTGGTCGGAGGGTTGGTCCGGGACCCTAAGAGAGAGGGCCTCCGAGCTTACAGAAGTCTGATGCACTCCTCCAGGTTATGTGTCCTTCAGTAAGTGACCAGCCTGGACATGGATCCTTGTAAGCCTGCTTTAATCCATTGAAAATTCACTCAGGGTCATACAGCTACAAATGTTTGTTTGCACTTTGGGATGAAACTGAACATGTGTTTTGTGTGAATGTAACACAGGAACCTCTGTAGATGAACAGTTGTGGTAACGCACAGATACTGAAACATTGGATTGCTGGTCATGATGTCTTTAACAAAGTAAGATTGTTATTGGTAATCTTTTGTGAAGCTGAAATAGAGGTGTAAAAGTGCCTGATGAAATGAGTCCCATCAAAATGAATTTAAAAAGCACCCTTTTTAGTATATAAGTGATACTTATATACTTTTATTCATAGCACAATAGAGCGCATGAAATATGAAGAATGTGCTGAAAGAGCATTGCTTTTAGACAACTCCTTGGTTGTTTGATGAAACATCGATAGTCTCTGAAATCAGTATGCTTGTTTGTCTTCGTGATGTTTCTTGCCCTTAGAGAAGACTGGTTTTGTGCAGGTGATTGTCTATGTATTATATTTGACCACCAAATGGAACTTTTACCATTGTGACTTATTGATGCTCTAAATAAAGCGCAATAAAGACTTAATTGACATTCATGCATTTTTTTTAAAATTTGAAGCAGGTGGAGGTCAAATATAAACCTCATGGAAGCAAATTTAGGGCTGCTATTCTATGTATTAAGTGTTTACAAAAGTTTCACCAGTGTCCTGCTAGACACCATGTAAACAATAGACTACAGCAGCTGGCAGAGCACCAGATGATAGTCAGCCCACTATTTAAACACGCAAACCCAATAGTGTGCAACTGCAgccccccacacagacacacacttttgAATGTGGACCAAAAGGAAAATCAAAGTATTATCTGAGTTTTTTGCCAGTAGACACTGTCCTTCACTCCCGCCTGCCGAACACCTGCCCTCACCATTGTTAACATAACTGTGGGAAAGCGGTGCCCGAAAGGCGGGGCAAAGTACACTGTTTACCGGTTGCCCCACCTCCCGCTAATACAGCAGGCGGGAGGATGGAGCCACACTGGGTGCTAGCTTGCTAGTACAGTGTCACCCCCGCCTCGCTCCTGTGTACCTGAGGAAATCGTGTTGGCAGGCGGGGGCACCCGCAAGCACATCAGGCCGGAGGCTGGGGTAACACCGTGTGCTAtcttgctagttagctaacacaTGGTGTCGCCCCCCGCCTCCTGCCTAATATAAGTATAAAGAGGTGTTGCTGCATAGGCAGGAATGCCCCGAATTGTGGGCTGCAGTTGCACCTTTCTCCCCAAACCAGTCTACTCCGGACCCTTAGGCACCCAAACTACCCTCAACTCCTCCCCTGTCCGGCCTCACCTGCAGAAAGCGGGCAGATGGCACAGCGTGGCTACACAGACATCTGCCAGTCAGACAATAATCCCTCTGTGTGGGCTGCTGGATGTGACAACAGAGCGCATTCTGCTATTGTGCGCCCCCATACACATGCAGATCAGCCaagaagggaggaagggacagaacAGACTTTTACTGGTGGAACAGCTAGCAGTTGACACCCTTAAGCACCTGCTGAGCACATTTTGTTTGTCAACCCAATAACCTCCCCATTTTAAATAAGTAGGCGTAGGCTACCCTCCAAACTTAATAACAAGAGtgaaaacacatgacaacaaatACAATGTTCATTCAATTTATTGGGGTATTCATTTTTtataaacatttcttaaaacattGAAATAATTATAATtcatttttttcccccttttcaTGTTTAACAATGAAATGTTATCAAGCATAAACATATAACATaagtaaaaatattttttgaaaaagTTAGGCAAAACATTCTAAAGTGAAACCTTTAGAGCATTATAAGTGTAATATTTCTTATCTTTTTTATATTAATTTTTGTCATTATTACATTTCTAAAGTTAAACCTTTAGAGAATTAAGACAATTCTGGAAAGTGGGAAACATTTCGCTGAATGTAACGGTTGTTATTGCCGCTCAGCAAGAAGACATTTTAAAAAGTCAGTTTTTAAGAATGCTTCTTCTTGGCACCGCTTCTTCTCCTACTGCGCGTGCTTCAACGTGCGACGTTCGCGCTGTGGAACACAGGATGCAGAACTcgctcctcctttctctccaaaCCTCATCCACACAAAGAATGAGGGCCGTTTTGTCGCTCTTGTGGCATACCTGACCTCATTCACATAAAGAATGGAAGTCAACTTGGCATGGACGGTACAAGAGACGACGAAATCACGGGGGCCCATTCGGGCCGGCCACGCGCTGCCTGGATCAGAATCCTCCTCAGGAGTATCCAGGGATGAGAAACAGTGTCATCCTGTAAAAGGATGAGTATTTCCTTATAGGTTGAAGGTTTACAGCATCTCAAGAGAGAAGATCAGCGTTTAGGGAGGGTGATCTCTGGAACCCAGTCGTTCAGACCGCGGCTCTCCTCACAGAACAGGTGCAGCTTCTCCAGAGCAGGGTCCTCCCAAGAACCATCAGATGGGTTCTGTTGACAAACAACAAGAGAAAGAAACATTAGTCACAATAAACAGTTAAAAATATGATATATTATTGCATGTTTTAATATGATATATTATTGCATGTTTTAATAAAGTCAGTTTGTGCTGAAATAGTACATACCATAATAAGACAGCAGTGGGCATCTTCAAGCTGGTCAGTCTTGTCACCAACAATCTCGGCCAGGCGCTGCATGTCGTTCACCCTGACGATGCTGATGTCGTTGTCAAAACAGTAAGACTGGATGAGGGTGAAGTGGATCTGGAGAGCAATGTCACATTCCCACTCCTCATCGGTGGCCaggacacagaaacacacattgtCTGGGTCACTGCAAAGAAAAAAATAGAAGAACCATAAGTATATGCAAAATGACTTCAAAATAAGCAAACATAGATGTAAACTTAATTTCTATATGCATTTCAAGAAACTCATACTTACACATTCATAACTTTAGCAGACTCATAGACACCGACAGTCAGGCAGTTGTTGTCTTTAGCTGAGAGCATAACTTCCTCCAGCGCTTTGCCGGTGCTCTGGGCACGTTTAGCGGGCTTCTGGATCAGAACTTCCTCAAGAGTCATGATGATGCAGAATATTCCAAAACTTCCTGAGTGGGAGTTAGTGTAGCCGGAGACTAAATCCGAAAAGATTAGTGATTCTGAAGAGACTGTGCTGCGGTTTTATACCTTTGGGCTAGTGGCGCCTGTGAATACGCAGCGCCCTGATTGGTTGACCTGAATGGCGCAATAGTATGCTAATTGTATTGTCCCACGGCTCGTGGCAGATTGATAGGAGGCATCATGGCAAGTATTTTTCTGTGCCGGGCCTGCTCCGACCGAAAACAAAAATGTTTGTATTTATTTCAGATGGATTTAGATAATATTCTCTCCAATAAATTGAGATTTTGGCTGTCATATTTTGCATTACAAATTTCTTTGAGTTTTGATTGTTTCACACGACACACTAATTCATGCCAATAGCCTCAAAGGCTAACGCTTTCGGAGATGCATTTGATAATTTATTAAATCAGTCTATAAACCTACTGAAACAAAAAATCCAAAGATTAACAATTGGATAATCAAACTTTGTAAAGTGCTTAAAAGTGCCCAAATTGTCTCTGATTAAGATTCTGTATGTTTCAGTTATACATGAAAGTATGTCCAAACACAAACAATAATATAGTGAAAGTAAAGTGCGCATAAGGGCAACCATCTCCCCGTTAGGAGAGGGCAGGTGGAGGATGGCCATCTGTAGAGCCTGACCAAAAACGGCCCCTATTGTGCTCGCAGAAACTCCTATTATCACCCTCTCAATACAAATGTAAATTAACAGCGCGTGCCAGGAGGCCGTGCGTGCCGCACAATATACTGACCACGTGATCGCTATCAGCTGTCcgaacttttatttatttacttttaccACATGGACCAATGAAGATTATAGCCATGCTTTACCATACAATTAATTATAAAAGTTGAGCAGCTGGCACGGTTAACCATTAAGGCCAAGTTATATTTGCAGGGTAAAGCCTAATATTACGCAGTTTGGCCAAATTGTATCCACTTTGGTGGCACTTAAGGTGCATAAAATAATCTAGAATAATACTGCTGCATGCGTAATTAGAGGGTCGAGATAACAGGTTCGCGGTGATTGATTCAGCTCCATTGTTTGGTGGATAGCAGCGCGGCAGATGGTGGACTATTGCTATGAggacacccccccacccccacccccaccccgtgGCGCGCCGCTCCTATTGTCCGCGAGTCTTTACATTCGCTGGAAGAAAAAGTCTGTTGTCTGAGTTTTGATCCAATTTAAATGTAAATAAAGTGAGCGTATAGTCAAAACTCACGACTATGAATCTTTGATAGGCGTAGTCTTATCTTTAATATAGGCCACGCGCATGAGTTGCAGCCCAAGAATTAATCATTCAGAAATGTTTGGGGCATAAACACACCCAATAAATAAATCTGCGGTTTTGATTAAATCATGTTATTTTGCTACACAACATAATAAACGAAATTATTAGAGCAATTAGAATAGTTAATTATCATTGGTTTATTATTAGGCAATCATTAGTTGAGAGGTTTAAATGGCCCATGTTGCAAGCAACAACAACCCATAGCTTTGAATAGAGTAAGTTAGCCTAATGCACAACAGTTTACAAAGTTAACAGATAGGGTTCCTTGGATCAAAGTTTGATACATCCGATAGCAGCTCAAAGACTAGGCTATTTCTGGAAGGCTCAACCAAACCTAGCTTGGCAACAGGGCAGGCGCGTGCAAGTCGATATAGGACGCATTGTTCATGAAGAAGCACATCTGCCAGACGGGGCCCCCTCCCCAGCAGCGCGTGACAGGTGTTTCTGGCTCAAGCCATGGCTCGCTCTGGCGAATGACATAGCCTACTGCACATTGACCCATGGCTCAAAAGTTCTTTGTGCAGATGCAAATTAGCCAAACAACCAGATAACTTCAACTCGACTACTTTCCATTAGCAACGTTCTATTAATTTAGTAGTAGCAATCATGTTGGTTCACAGCCTAATAATAAAATGGGGCATGCAAGATGAAGTTGGGTTTGCAACTTGCAAGTTGAAACAGTGTGGTCACAGTGTAGGATACTTTGGGTATATTATGCAATAAAATAATGTAGGAAAAGCTGCGAGTCTTCTACAATATTGTAATTTCCATACTATTGCGCTTGCCTCTGTTCGTTTGACCAGTCAAGGCTACTAATGCACTCTATTGCAATTTCTTATTTATAAACACACGTTTTATGTTGGCTATGCGTAATATCTGTGGAAGTCATTGGCCATTATGCACTGCATGTGCCGACTTATCTCTGCTTGTATCGTGCAGCAGAAGTTTTCTTTGATGACCCGTTCACtttcccccacccccacccccacggACAGATGGGATCTTGTTGCTATGGAGAGAGATACAGGCATCTCCAGATGCCACGCGCCTGAAGTCAGCCATGGTTTTACAAATGCAAAACAGCGGCGCGTGCCATTATCGTTTGCAAATAGGAACTTTGGGCCAATTCTGTTCTCCAATACTTGCCTAATCAGCAAAATTGTATAGGCCTACAAGTTGTGAGTTATCTGGATATTGAAGTAACACAATAATATTGAGTTTTTCCAGAAATCTTTCTTAATACATAAAGGTGTATGCTAAATGTATGCTAAATCTACTTGATATATCATGCATTTACTAAATGTGCCACATGGATATGGGTGGTAATTATGGATATTATAGTAGGCTAATAATCTCATCATCCAAACCGACCCTGCACAAATCTGAATTAATTAATCCATAAACGTCAGGGAGTTCTGCATTTGCATCCATTCAATGAACGGAAACTGCCCTGTCCTTTCTTCCGAAATTTTGTCTATAGGCACGAGCCTGCTAGGGGTCGCATGTGCATTGTCTCCCAGCAGCCAATCACAAAACGCGCGTGTGCCACGTCCTCCCTATAAATACTAGCTGTTTCTTACAAATTGCACAAACACACTTCTGTTGAAACCTTATCAACATTTGCTCGAACTAGGCGCTACAAACTTCAAATGGAAGCTATTGGCAAATCTCTGAAGGAAGCTCTCAAATCTGCCCAGTGTGAGGATCGCCTCACTGTTGGTGTCTATGAAAGTGCCAAAATAATGAATGAGTAAGTATTTTATGTACTGAATATGTactttatttagattttttttattgtacATTTACTCATTACTGAAGTCACTGTGTTAATGTATGATAACATTGACTAATGaaagtttatttttttatctcaACAGTGACCCAGacaatgtgtgtttctgtgtcctGGCCACCGATGAGGAGTGGGAGTGTGACATTGCTCTCCAGATCCACTTCACCCTCATCCAGTCTTACTGTTTTGACAACGACATCAGCATCGTCAGGGTGAACGACATGCAGCGCCTGGCCGAGATTGTTGGTGACAAGACTGGCCAGCTTGAAGATGCCCACTGCTGTCTTATCACGGTATGTACTATTTCAACTCAAACCTACTTTATTGAACTATTTAATAAACCATTAATTGTGTCCATGTGACTAATGTTTCTTTCTCTTGTTGTTTGTCAACAGAACCCATCTGATGGTTCTTGGGAGGACCCTGCTCTGGAGAAGCTGCACCTGTTCTGTGAGGAGAGCCGCGGTCTGAACGACTGGGTTCCAGAGATCACCCTCCCTAAGCGCTGATCTTCTCTCTTGAGAGGCTGTAAACCTTCAACCTATAAGGAAATACTCATCCTTTTACAGGATGACACTGTTTCTCATCCCTGGATACTCCTGAGGAGGATTCTGATCCAGGCAGCGCGTGGCCGGCCCGAATGGGCCCCCGTGATTTCGTCGTCTCTTGTACCGTCCATGCCAAGTTGACTTCCATTCTTTATGTGAATGAGGTCAGGTATGCCACAAGAGCGACAAAACGGCCCTCATTCTTTGTGTGGATGAGGtttggagagaaaggaggagcgAGTTCTGCATCCTGTGTTCCACAGCGCGAACGTCGCACGTTGAAGCACGCGCAGTAGGAGAAGAAGCGGTGCCAAGATGAAGCATTCTTAAAAACGGACTTTTTAAAATGTCTTCTAGCTGAGCAGCATAACACCATTGCATTCAGCGATATACTTCCCACTTTCCAAAATTGTCTTAATTCTCTGAAGGTTTCACTTTAGATGATTTGAATAtgacaaaaactcaaaaaagaaagaaaaaaataaatgtactgTAATGCTCTGAAGGTTTTACTTTAGACATTCAATATGAGAATCTATTATCGAAAATGGTACAATGTTGAACTCCTgattacataaaaaaataaagatatatTGCATTTGTTGCTCCATAAAATGTTTTACTGTTGAATTCACGATTGTCAAAAACTAAGAAAGAAGATAAATGAAATAATATATTTGTTATTTTCTAAAGGATTCACTTTATAAATGTCATGTATGACGAAATGATCAATAAAATGTTGAGCGTAAATTTTGGATCTTGAATGTTCTCACCATACTAAAAACTACATCAAATCAGTCCCAACAATAATTCTTAAATAACCGTTGGCACTTGCACAGTGTTTGGTGCTCTTACCACTTCCCAACACTTGTACATCCCATAGGCCTGATGTACTGTGTTCTATCCTAATTGACCTATCATCATGGCCTGTGATATCCATGTTTATGCAGTGTCTTTGTTTACAAACTACTGCCCTTGCAGGCACACATCTATTCTGACCACTGGAAGCATTTACCTGTGAGAGGTCTATCTTggtatttctttttttattggtattttattaggatccccattagctgttgcgaaagcagcagctactcttcctggggtccacacaaaacatgaaacatgagataatacagaacattaataggcaagaacagaactacatcagttcaaaaaatatatactatGACTACAAGACAGCGGATTGTACAATGTTTTTACAGCACCCCAAACCATTCTGTGATATTATGAAGGTTCAACTGAATTGACTCCCATATCTGCTAGCCCTAAcagacctctcctccacacataCCCACAACATACAGAGAATGAGCCTGTGCCTTAACACAAAGCAGTACAGGAGAACAATTGTAGTGTCTGTCACTAATCAGATGGCAAGGAACCAGATTGATTGATCAATAATACATTGATGATTAATTGTCACTTTATAGTTGAGATGTGGTTGAATGACATAATTATTCCCTTGTATGGTAATTAGGCACACCTATACACATTGATCAAATGTCCCTATAGTGTTAATGACCATGGTGCACATCATGCACACCGACTTCCAATTGCATGTTGCAGCAGGATTAGCAGAGAGTTTTGGTTACTTTGGTTACTTTGAGTTTGCACCTGATTCTAACTTCTATTTACAAGGTGTGTATTTATAGGTGTTGTGCACTGAGGACTGCCTCTAATCACTCCTGTGGGTGCAGATTGCATGTGGTAGCTTTAGAGGCAGTGGATGGAGGATAGTGGTGTTGCTAATGTCTCTTATGGCTGTTTAAGATTCACTCAGATCCAGGGTTCTACTTTTTTACTAGAGTGGTGGTGTGTGATGGAGGAACTACCTTCGGTTGTTATGTGGACCATTGATTTTGTGGCAATTATTTCACCTAAAGATGACAGAGAATAACAAAAAACAATCTTATAAGTAATTATTCCATACACATGTCACAGCCGACAAAACAAAGAAGAAATGCATCCAGCTTTTCCCTGTGCTCTTTTGCTCTTGGAACACACAGTTTGTGAATAGCCGCCATTCATTGGAAATTCAGAACTTTCCGGGGCTTTTGTGCTTTTGGAAACAAACTCCAATGTCATTCTGGACCAGTATGCTTCATGTCATTCTTAAGCATTGTGCCTGTATGTACTATTCAACAGCTGCCTCAGCCCTTATGCCCCAACTCTGACACTCTATCTCTGAAtacccccctctccatctcctccccacTCAGTAGCACTCCTATCTGACCTCCAGATCTGCGGCCCTGCACTGAGCTGCCAAATGCTGCCATCAAATCAGCCCCCAAGAATGGTTTGTTTAATTAGTGGCCCAGTGCAGCGTGTATGGCACTGTGCAGCCGGGGATATTGTTCCCCGTCAGACAGCAAGCGCCTGCAGACCCAACCGAACCCCCCAAAACCTACAATCAACCCCCCTAAATCTACCCGGCAACCGGCCCACAAACACTGACTCCCTCTGCTGCCCCGCATaatgagacagaggagaggaggagggagggaggaggaggagaaagaggaggagagcactGTGCCTGGCACAGGCTAGGactcattcacccccccccccccccccccccatcctcctccAGAACAGAGCAGTAATAGGAGTAGTAGGACGCTTTATTCACTTATCTACAcgaagagagagattgagcctAATGCAATGTTAATGGTAACACCCCCATGAGGTTCATGCACTGATATGAAAGCATGTGCTCTGCAGCTGTGCATCCCAACAGGGCTGgtgctctctctattgctctatcTCTGCACTTCACAGCTGCTCTGATATGTGCAGTGTCTAATGTGCGGAGGTGGGCAGCAGAGGCTGCTTTAATTGCCTTGTGTCACAATATTTCATTATCTGTACCTCCTCAAACAACCCCGGTTGCCCCCCGTCTCAACCCGTTTTATAAGGGCTCTGTTCCAGCCACATGGCTCTTCTCAAGTGTCTTTTCAACACTAATGCCCCCCTCCCTCTGCACAATGAGCTGACGACGCCCcgggagcagcagcagcagcagcagatggTGCTGAGGGAAGGGGATGTGATGGGGGGTCAGATTGGGCTTCTGTTCTAGGCCGCCCTGTTGCCCAGGCTACAGCCATCGGAATCCTCCATTACCACTAGTCTGCAGGAAGTCTGTGTTTCAATTTGGTTCTATTTTTAGGAGACAGTCAATCAAGTGATTCGATTGGTATGATTAAATGGTCAGTGAATGGCCACCTTTTAACTTGATAATCTTAATCCCATAAACTGCAGCTATCTCATTGCACATgattgcagtggtgtaaagtacttatgtaaaaatactttaaagtactacttcagtaattttggggggtatctgtactttactatttatattttttgacaacttttacttttactccactacattcctaaaagaaattatgtactttttacttcttacattttcccagacacccaaatgtactcattacattttgaatgcttagcaggacaggaaaattgtctaattcacacttatcaagagaacatccctggtgatccctactgcctctgatctaaacacaaatgttttgttt
The Salvelinus fontinalis isolate EN_2023a chromosome 10, ASM2944872v1, whole genome shotgun sequence DNA segment above includes these coding regions:
- the LOC129863896 gene encoding growth arrest and DNA damage-inducible protein GADD45 gamma-like yields the protein MTLEEVLIQKPAKRAQSTGKALEEVMLSAKDNNCLTVGVYESAKVMNVDPDNVCFCVLATDEEWECDIALQIHFTLIQSYCFDNDISIVRVNDMQRLAEIVGDKTDQLEDAHCCLIMNPSDGSWEDPALEKLHLFCEESRGLNDWVPEITLPKR
- the LOC129863897 gene encoding growth arrest and DNA damage-inducible protein GADD45 gamma-like yields the protein MEAIGKSLKEALKSAQCEDRLTVGVYESAKIMNDDPDNVCFCVLATDEEWECDIALQIHFTLIQSYCFDNDISIVRVNDMQRLAEIVGDKTGQLEDAHCCLITNPSDGSWEDPALEKLHLFCEESRGLNDWVPEITLPKR